The following are from one region of the Candidatus Dadabacteria bacterium genome:
- a CDS encoding IS1595 family transposase produces MSGAGAQDKIPVVAIKERAGKKVKAKIAEPVSSITLQSMMQETVPEGTAVYTGQNCGYKWLAKKSYRHEAVSHSAGESIKEGQAHRQGIEPFWFMLKRGHAGVYRKMSKQHLQRHTDEHAGRRNIRPLVTIEQIDAVIEAVNGKRLKYKELIQWKGRHVGTSSAGTCGKPAPTLS; encoded by the coding sequence GTGTCAGGAGCCGGAGCGCAGGACAAGATCCCTGTCGTGGCAATTAAGGAAAGAGCAGGCAAGAAGGTTAAGGCGAAGATTGCCGAACCCGTTTCAAGTATCACGCTTCAGAGCATGATGCAAGAAACCGTACCCGAAGGCACCGCAGTTTACACGGGTCAGAACTGCGGGTACAAATGGCTCGCGAAGAAGAGCTACAGGCACGAGGCGGTAAGCCACTCAGCCGGAGAATCCATAAAAGAAGGACAAGCTCACAGGCAAGGCATAGAGCCTTTTTGGTTCATGCTCAAAAGAGGGCACGCTGGAGTTTATCGCAAGATGAGCAAGCAGCACCTTCAACGCCACACAGATGAGCATGCGGGAAGACGCAACATCCGCCCGCTTGTGACTATCGAGCAGATAGATGCCGTTATCGAGGCAGTGAACGGGAAAAGACTCAAGTACAAAGAGCTGATTCAATGGAAGGGTCGGCATGTCGGGACATCTTCAGCCGGGACTTGCGGAAAACCGGCACCGACCCTCTCATAA